The following proteins are co-located in the Apium graveolens cultivar Ventura chromosome 5, ASM990537v1, whole genome shotgun sequence genome:
- the LOC141660004 gene encoding uncharacterized protein LOC141660004, which produces MCRYGIPYILVTDNGTQFNNEEFNKYCEENEIKLWFTSAAHPQANGQAEVANRIILDGLKKRIDKLRNNCVDKILPILWAYRTTCRVTTGETPFMLKYGAEEVVPVEISHSSPRIQTYNAEENEEGQS; this is translated from the coding sequence atgtgccgatatggaattccctaTATCCTGGTTactgataatggaacacagttcaacaatgaggaattcaataAGTATTGCGAGGAGAATGAGATTAAGTTATGGTTTACCTCCGcagctcacccgcaagccaatgggcaagcggaagtggcgaatcgtaTAATCTTGGATGGACTGAAGAAGAGGATCGACAAATTAAGAAATAACTGCGTAGATAAAATACTCCCAATATTATGGGCTTAtagaactacttgtagagtcactactGGAGAAACTCCCTTCATGTTAAAATATGGGGCAGAAGAGGTTGTTCCTGTGGAAATATCACACTCGTCTCCCAGGATCCAAACATACAAcgctgaagaaaatgaggaaggacaaagctag